The Corvus cornix cornix isolate S_Up_H32 chromosome 26, ASM73873v5, whole genome shotgun sequence nucleotide sequence ctgtgctggccAGGAGGGTTGTGCCAGCAGacaattcctgcctgttcaCCAGCGTGTCCTACGTGGTGGAGGGCGGCGTGTACGACCCCGGCTGCGCCCCCGAGATGCGCAGCCTCATCGCCCAGATCGTGGCCAGCGACCCCGAGTCCTACTGCGAGGCCGTCCTGGGCAAAACCAACAGGGAATACTGTGACTGGATCAGGAGGGAGGAGACCTGGGGAGGAGCCATCGAAGTGTCCATCCTGTCCAAGTTCTACCAGTGCGAGATCTGCGTGGTGGACACGCAGACCGTGCGCATCGACCGCTTCGGGGAGGACGCCGGCTACGCCAAGCGCGTGCTGCTCATCTACGACGGCATCCACTACGACCCCCTGGAGCGCCGCGTCCCCGCCTCGGACATTCCCCCCCAGACCATCTTCTCCACCAGCGATGACGTGGTGCTGGCGCAAGCCCTGGAGCTG carries:
- the YOD1 gene encoding ubiquitin thioesterase OTU1 encodes the protein MLRLRCKARSGSHALPGLSPHSRLRDMQAALAALTGVPAPAQRLLHGFPPRSLDLSDGERRLGELGIHSGDTLIVEEDTSKPEPDSPVVTKKTMSHPVREAVPVLARRVVPADNSCLFTSVSYVVEGGVYDPGCAPEMRSLIAQIVASDPESYCEAVLGKTNREYCDWIRREETWGGAIEVSILSKFYQCEICVVDTQTVRIDRFGEDAGYAKRVLLIYDGIHYDPLERRVPASDIPPQTIFSTSDDVVLAQALELADEARRKRQFTDVNHFTLRCMVCQKGLTGQLEAREHAKETGHTNFGEV